The following are from one region of the Syngnathus acus chromosome 10, fSynAcu1.2, whole genome shotgun sequence genome:
- the tmem265 gene encoding transmembrane protein 121, translating to MVPTPQVCVSTLVTVSTMAVVDLYLLEQSMLGARGLPGPSVWQCVAVLLGDAGFLMALRFVSAGVVSEARSPRRGFANALWFLFLSLLQLKLFFVCHNYRQERRPPDPLARKVLTLLLSICLPSLFLILTGADYMTPQRRKQEVRGRLLWVVVDLLDVLDLQAGLWEAHVGSAGPDQRLPIWAEGLVFFYCYALLLLLPCVALTELGATSLPGQRGPRKEALYPWLSLVTINVFTLGLRGAGMLWYRDPRVSTVFLGKNMLALAVKLSSAWERHKQERGPGGGGAATGSQTEESTLPSQGSEQVEGQSQGKTSSAQFHTLSRSQSHALSQMSPGHTESPLAPSFISHEL from the coding sequence ATGGTGCCCACACCCCAGGTGTGCGTCTCCACCCTGGTCACAGTGAGCACGATGGCGGTGGTGGACCTCTATCTGCTGGAGCAAAGCATGCTGGGAGCTCGCGGGCTGCCGGGGCCCAGCGTGTGGCAGTGCGTGGCCGTGTTGCTGGGCGACGCGGGCTTCCTGATGGCGCTGCGCTTCGTGTCGGCCGGGGTGGTGTCGGAGGCGCGGTCCCCCCGCCGCGGCTTCGCCAACGCTCTGTGGTTCTTGTTCCTGTCGCTGCTGCAGCTCAAGCTCTTCTTCGTCTGCCACAACTACAGGCAGGAGCGCCGGCCGCCCGACCCGCTCGCCAGGAAGGTCCTGACGCTCCTGCTGTCCATCTGCCTGCCGTCCCTCTTCCTGATCCTGACGGGCGCTGACTACATGACGCCGCAGCGCAGGAAGCAGGAGGTGCGAGGTCGCCTCCTGTGGGTGGTGGTGGATCTGCTGGACGTGTTGGATCTGCAAGCCGGGCTGTGGGAGGCCCACGTAGGGTCGGCGGGCCCCGACCAACGGCTGCCCATCTGGGCCGAGGGCTTGGTTTTCTTTTACTGCTACGCCCTCCTGCTTTTGCTACCGTGCGTGGCGCTCACGGAACTGGGGGCCACCAGCCTGCCGGGACAGAGAGGGCCCCGCAAGGAGGCTTTGTACCCTTGGCTCAGCCTGGTCACCATCAATGTTTTCACTCTGGGCCTGAGGGGCGCTGGCATGCTGTGGTACAGGGACCCCCGGGTCTCCACCGTGTTCCTGGGCAAAAACATGTTGGCGTTGGCGGTGAAGCTGAGCTCGGCCTGGGAGCGCCACAAGCAGGAGCGCGGTCCGGGCGGGGGCGGGGCGGCGACCGGAAGTCAAACCGAAGAATCCACGCTGCCCAGTCAGGGCTCGGAGCAGGTGGAGGGCCAGTCTCAAGGCAAAACTTCCTCGGCTCAGTTTCACACGCTGTCTCGCTCGCAAAGCCACGCGCTCTCCCAAATGAGCCCGGGACACACGGAGTCACCCTTGGCACCCTCTTTCATTTCCCATGAACTTTAG